Within the Echinicola sp. 20G genome, the region GGGCAATTAGTGCTTTATGAAAACGGGAGCGACCTTCAGGAAGTAGTTGTGGCCGATAGTAAAGTGAACCGCTTTGCAGGTAAGGCTACCGATTATGTGGCACGTATGCCATTGGAAAACCTTGAAAATCCTCAGGTATACAGTATGGTGACAAAAGAACTCCTTCAGGAGCAGGTTTTGACCGACATTGACCAGAGTGTCAGGAATGCGACCGGTGTGGTGCCCGTCATTTATCCATCTGGAGGCTTTGCTGCCACCTTCCGGGGTTTCAATGTCGGGATCAATTCCAGAAATGGCATGGAGACCTCTTCTGGCAGGTCCAGTGTGGACATTGCTAACATCGAGCGGATCGAGGTGCTGAAAGGTCCATCGGGGACCTTGTTTGGGAGTAATGTTTCTTCTTTCGGAGGTGTGGTAAATTTGGTCACAAAAAAGCCAATGCAAGAAAAGTTGACCGAAATAAGCTATACCACGGGAAGCTTTAACCTGCACCGGATCACAGCTGACATCAATACTCCCCTGACTCAGGACAAGAAAACCCTGTTCAGGTTAAATACCGCGCTGAACCGTCAAAAAAGTTTTCTGGATTACGGGTTTAACAACACCTTTCTGATTGCACCGAGCCTAAAGCACATTGCTAGCGACAGGCTATCGTTTACCTTGGACGCAGAGCTGTTCAATGCCAAAAGCACCCGAACATTATATTCCAGGTATGATGCCAATTCTGGAATTACCGGTCCAGAAGAGCTGTTGATTGATTATAGGAAAGCCCTTTTTCATGAAGATGCCAATGCAGCCACATCCTCACTGAAACTATTTACCCAAGCCCAGTACCAACTGTCAGAAAACTGGATATCGACGACCTTGTTTTCTTTTGTGGAAGAGGACGTGGACCAGAGTTACCAGTATTACGCGACTTGGCTTTCGCCGAGTCTGGCTGCCAGGAACATAGGCAATTGGGGGCCGATCTATACCAGTTATACCAATATCCAGGAAAACATCAACGGGGAATTTGCTACCGGAGGTATTCGTCACAAAATGCTCATAGGAGCGAGTTTGAGGTTTATGGATGCTAGGAGTGAGGCAGCCACATCAGGATTTATAGACACTGTAGATGTAACCACCGATTTTAAGGTGTTGCGAAAGCAGGAACTCGATCCCTATATGGTACCTGGAAACTGGCCAGGATGGCACCAGGCCAATGACAATACCTACAGTGCCTATGTGTCAGATGTGATAGCGCTGACTGATCGACTTTCCACCATGCTCAGTTTACGGCTGGACCATTTTTACAGGCCTGATAATGGGGCTATCGAAGGCTATGAACAGACTTCACTGTCTCCGAAGCTCGGACTGGTGTACCAGCTGGTAAAAGAACAGGTGTCACTATTC harbors:
- a CDS encoding TonB-dependent receptor, whose amino-acid sequence is MKLSQSNSAFKAIFLLYLILLGFTFPASGQQGQSSVRGKVVDNEGRPISYVTIHFTELNKGSLSDNNGDFVVENLPAGNYQLVISHLNFGERNMQVELKPSEKKDLGQLVLYENGSDLQEVVVADSKVNRFAGKATDYVARMPLENLENPQVYSMVTKELLQEQVLTDIDQSVRNATGVVPVIYPSGGFAATFRGFNVGINSRNGMETSSGRSSVDIANIERIEVLKGPSGTLFGSNVSSFGGVVNLVTKKPMQEKLTEISYTTGSFNLHRITADINTPLTQDKKTLFRLNTALNRQKSFLDYGFNNTFLIAPSLKHIASDRLSFTLDAELFNAKSTRTLYSRYDANSGITGPEELLIDYRKALFHEDANAATSSLKLFTQAQYQLSENWISTTLFSFVEEDVDQSYQYYATWLSPSLAARNIGNWGPIYTSYTNIQENINGEFATGGIRHKMLIGASLRFMDARSEAATSGFIDTVDVTTDFKVLRKQELDPYMVPGNWPGWHQANDNTYSAYVSDVIALTDRLSTMLSLRLDHFYRPDNGAIEGYEQTSLSPKLGLVYQLVKEQVSLFGNYMNGFQNQAPANQPDGAMLVLDPLYAEQAEGGVKAEVFDKKLTATVSYYHIAIDNAVRTNSDGFIEQDGRQVSKGIDFEVIANPIAGLNIVGGYAYNDNRIVKASNEAIEGNKAVGAPENVANLWLSYALQGKLKGLGFGIGGNYVGENYLFSDNVFTIPSYTLLNASVFFEQPSWRLGLKGNNLNNEKYWSSYGVAQAPANFAANLTVRF